The Sphingopyxis sp. BE259 nucleotide sequence GACGGTGCCGGGGATCGAGCGCAGGAACTCCATCCCGGCGATGCCCGCATCGCGCGCGGTCGAGGAGACGAGGATGCCCGATGCGCCGCCGCCGCAGCGCAGCGTCGTCGCGTCGATCGCTTCGACCTTGGCGAACGCCTTGCCGAGCCGGACGACGACGCCAGGAAAGCCGCCGTCGCGGACGATCAGGTTCGAACCAAGGCCGAGCGCCATGACCGGCGTCGCCGGATCAAGATCGCGCAGGAAATCGGTGAGATCGTCGGCGTCCTTGGGTTCGAACAACCAGTCGGCGGGGCCGCCCGACTTGAACCAGACGAGCGGCGCGAGCGGTGCCTTCGCGGTCAGTTTGCCGCGGACGGATGGGAGGGTTTCGGTGGCGGTCACCGCACTACCCCTCCCCGTTCGTGTCGAGCGAAGTCGAGACACCCCGAAGGCGCGCGCCAGCGAGAGGCATCTCGGCTTCGCTCGATGCGAACGGAAAATGGATGAAGGCAGAGTAGCTCTTCATCCGGCCGACTCCACCGCGCTGGCCAGACCTGCCGCCATCTTGGTGATATCGCCAGCGCCAAGGCAGATGATCATGTCGCCCGCGCCGAGATCGCCCCCGGCAATGTTCGATGCGATCGCGGATGCGAGCGCGTCGGCATCAGCGACGACATTCGCCTGACGGTGCCCGCGGTCGCGAAGCCCCGCGACCAGCGCATCGGACGATACCCCGTCGATCGGCGCCTCGCCCGCGGCATAGACGGGCAGCGCCAGCACGATGTCGGCGTCGTTAAACGCCTGCTGAAAATCGTCCATATGATCGCGCAGACGGGTGAAGCGGTGCGGCTGGACGACGCCGACAACGCGTCCTGCCCCCACACCTTCGCGCGCGGCCGACAAGACGGCGCGGATTTCGACCGGGTGGTGCGCATAGTCGTCGATCACGGTCACGACGCCGTCACCCGCCGCGATCTCACCGACCTTGGTAAAGCGGCGCTTGACCCCGGCAAAGCCGTTGAAGCCCGACACGATCTTGTCGTCGCTGACCCCCATGTGCAGCGCGACTGCAATCGCGGCGAGCGAGTTCTGGACATTGTGGCGGCCCGACATCGGCAGGTGGATGCCCTCGATCGTCCGGCTGCCCCCGTCACGGTCGCGCACCACGACGTCGAAGCGGTTGCCGTCGGGACCGGGCGTCACATTGGTGCCGCGCACGTCGGCTTGGGCCGAAAAGCCATAGGTCACGATACGGCGGTCGCGGATGCGCGGGATGATCGCCTGCACTTCGGGATGGTCAAGGCACAGCATCGCGGCGCCATAGAAAGGGACGTTCTCGATGAACTCGACGAAGGCGTCCTTGATCGCATCGAAGCTGCCATAATGGTCGAGATGTTCGGGATCGATGTTGGTGACGACCGCGATCGTGCCGTCGAGGCGCAGGAAGCTGCCGTCGCTTTCGTCGGCCTCGACCACCATCCAGTCGGACGCACCGAGGCGGGCGTTCGAGCCATAATTGTTGATGATGCCGCCGTTGATCACCGTCGGGTCGATCCCGCCCGCGTCGAGCAGCGCCGCGACGAGGCTGGTCGTCGTCGTCTTGCCGTGCGTTCCGGCAATCGCCACCGTGGATTTCAGCCGCATCAGCTCGGCGAGCATTTCGGCGCGGCGGACGAGCGGGATGCGCTGCGCCAGCGCCGCCTCGACCTCGGGATTGCCGCGCTTGACCGCGGTCGAGGTAACGACGACCGCAACGCCGTCGACATTCGCCGCGTCATGCCCGATCGCCACCTTGATCCCGCGTTTGCGCAACCCTTCGATGACATAGCCGTCGGCAATGTCGCTGCCCTGCACCTGATAGCCCAGATTGTGCATCACCTCGGCAATCCCCGACATGCCAATGCCGCCGATGCCGATGAAATGGATGATGCCGATGTCGGTCGCAACGCCGCGCATCATTCGCCTCCCATGCGCGCCGAAGCCATGCCGGTCGCTGCGGCGCGCTGGCCCGATGGTGCGCCGACGCGAATGACGTCCATCATCGGCGGCGCGGCGAGCGATTCGACGAGGTCGGCGAGGTCGCGCGTCGCATCGGGCAGGCCGCAGCTCGCGGCGCGCGCGGCGGCATTTTCCAGCGCGCCGGGTTCGAGCGCCATGCGCTGGATCTGCTTGGCGAGTTCGCTGGCGGTGAATTGCGGCTGTGGGATCGACCGCGCCCCGCCGGCCTGCACCATATCGACGACATTATAGGTCTGGTGATTGTCCATCGCGTGCGGATAGGGGACAAAGATCGCGGGCCGTCCGGCGCAGGCGAGCTCGGCCACGGTCGACGCCCCGGCGCGCGCGATCACGAGATGCGCCCAGCGCAACCGGTCGGGGAAATCGGAAATGTAAGTGGCACATTCGGCGGCGACGCCCAGCGCGGCATATTTGCCGCGCACTTCGTCCAGATCGGCCTCGCGGCACTGTTGCACGACTTGCAACCGGTCGAGCAATGCGCGCGGCAGCATCGCAATCGCGGCCGGAACGACATCGCTGAGCACCGTTGCGCCCAGGCTGCCGCCGACCACGAGCAGGCGGAAAATGCCGTCTTCGGACAAGGGCGGAAAGCCTTCCTCGCGGATCGCGATGATTTCGTCGCGCACGGGATTGCCCGTGATGTGCTTCTTCAGCTCGTGCCCCGCCGGATAGCGCTGGATATTGTGATACGCGACCGCGACCGCATCGACGCGCGGCGCCATCATCCGGTTGACGCGGCCCAGCACGGCATTTTGTTCGTGCAGAACGCGCGGCCGTTTCGTCGCGCCTGCGGCAAGCAGGCTGGGCAGCGAGGGATAGCCGCCGAAACCGACGACGACCGCCGGATCGAAGTCGCGGATCAGGTCGATGGCCATGCGCCGTCCCTTGCGGATTGACAGTGCCGCCTTGACCCAGCCGATGGGTCCGCCCGCCACGCGACCGGCGGGCAGGACATGCGTTTCCATCTCGGCGGGGGGGCCAGGGATCTTCAGGCCGCGATCGTCGCTGACCAGCGCGACGCGGTGACCGCGCGCGATCAATTCGCCCGCGAGGGCATAGGCGGGCAGCATATGGCCCCCCGTCCCACCAGCGGCGAGAAGGAAGTGGCGCGTTGCGGTCATGGTCGGGCAGTCATTTCTTGTTCCAGTTGCGGGTCATCGACACCCGCGCCGCATAGGGGTTTCGCCGGGTCAGCGACAAGAGCAAACCCATGCCGATCGACAGCGCGATGAACGACGATCCGCCATAGCTGATAAATGGCAAGGTCATGCCCTTCGAAGGGAAGATCTGGGTGTTCACCGCCATGTTGATCACCGCCTGGCCGCCGAACTGCGCGATCAGCGCCGCGACCGCGAGGATCAGGAAGCTGTCCTCTTCATCGAGCAGGCGCACCAGCACCCGCACGATGATCGCCAGATAGAGGATCGCAATCGCGATGCATGCGATCATCCCGAATTCTTCGCCGATCACCGAGAAGATATAGTCGGTGTGCGCTTCAGGCAGCTGAAACTTCGCCAGACCCGCCCCCGGCCCGGTGCCGATCAGCCCGCCGGCGGTCAGCGTCGCATGCGCCTTGTCGACCTGGAAGCTGTCGCCTTCGGCGAACAGCCAGATGTTGATGCGCTGCTGCGCCACCGGATAGAAGAAATAGGCAAGGATGATACCCACAACCCCGGTCGCGGCAAGCATCCCCATGATCCGCATCGACAGCCCGGCGACGAGCACCAGCACCAGCCAGGTCGCGGCAAAGATGACGGTCTGACCAAGGTCAGGCTGGCCCATCAGCAGGACGGCAATCACCCCGGTCAGAACAAAGCTGAGCGGGACCACCGGCAGGCTTTGGTCATGCAGGCGCAGCGACAGGATCCAGGCCAGCGACACAGCAAAGAAGGGTTTCAGAAACTCCGACGGCTGCAACCGGAACACGCCGCCGCCGATCCAGCGCTGCGCGCCGTTGACCGTCGTGCCGAGCAGCGGCACCAGGAACAGCAGGATCAGGAAGGTGATCGTGCCATAAATGGCGAACCGCCGCGCCTGAGCCTTGGGCAGCATCGACACCGCCAGCATCACCGGCACCCCGACGATCACCCACATCAGCTGGCGATAGAAATAATAGAGCGGGTCGAGCGACGCGGCGCTGGTCGACAATTTCTGCGCCGCCACCGGCGACGCCGCAGCGACCGCGACCAGCCCGATTGCAACCAGCATCGATACCAGCAGGAGCAGAACGCGGTCGATTTCCCAGAACCACAGCCCCAGCGGAGTGCGGTCGGCGCGGCTGAGACGCGGGCCCCGACGCTTGACGGTGCGCGTCGCCGCGATCACCGGCCTCTCAGTCGCGCTCTCCATATTGTCCATCCCCCCGCTCATGCCCCAAGCGCCGCAACAAGTCCGCGAAAAACATCGCCGCGCTGCTCATAATCCTTGAACTGATCGAACGAGGCACAAGCGGGCGATAGCAGGACGATGTCGCCGGGCCGCGCCGTCGCCGCCGCCTGCGCGACCGCCGTCGCCATATCGCCCGACCGTTCGACCGGGATCGCATTGTCGATCTCGGCGGCGAAACCCTCCATCGCATCGCCGATCAGATAGGCCTGCCTCACGTGCCCGAACCACGGACGGCACGCCGCCAGCCCGTCGCCCTTCGCCTGTCCCCCGGCAATCCAGTGCAAACGCTGGTCCGGCGCCGGCGGGAAGGCCGCCAGCGCCGGTGCAGCGGAAGCCGCGTTGGTCGCCTTGCTGTCATTGAACCAGCGGACGCCTGCGACTTCGCCGACCAATTCCATCCGATGCGGCAGCGATTTGTAGGTCGCGAGGCCGCGTTCGATCGCTTCGTCGTTCAGCCCCAGCACCCGGCACACCGCGATCGCGCAGACGGCGTTCTGCGCATTGTGCGGGCCTTGCAGCGCGGGCCAGCGCGCCTGGTCGACCGGGTCGATGTCCTTGCCCGACACGCGGTGCAGGCGGTGGTTGATCCGGCCCGCGATGATTTTCGACGGATCATCGTCGACCGCCACGATTGCGACCTGATCGCGGTGCTGGAGCGAAAAGAGCCGCGCCTTTGACGCCGCATAGCCGGTGAAACCGTCGTAGCGGTCGAGATGGTCGGGGCTGAGGTTGGTCAGCACCGCAACGTCGCACGCCAGGCTATGCGACAGGTCGATCTGGTAACTCGACAATTCGAGCACATAGACGCCGCTTTCGGGCAGCGGATCGCGCGACAGGATCGGCAGGCCGATATTGCCGCCCATCAGCGACGGCACCCCGGCGCTTTCCAGCATATGGTGGATCAGCGCGGTGACGGTCGACTTGCCGTTGGTCCCGGTAATCCCGACAACCTTGTGCGGCGGCATATCGCCCTGCGCTTCGGCGAAGAGTTCGACGTCGCCGATCACCGGTACATGCGCCTCTTTGGCGTGCGCCGCGATCGGGTGGCGATTGAGCGGCACGCCGGGCGACACGACGACTCCGGCAAAACCGATCAGGTCGATGTCGAGCGGATTGCCGATGTCGGCGCCGAGCGCCATCGCATCGTCGCGCGCTTCCTCGCGGTCGTCCCAGGCGGTGACCCCGGCGCCGCTGGCGACCAGGGCCTCGACCGTCGCAAGGCCCGAGCGCGCCAGCCCCAGCACCGCATAGCGGCGACCGGCAAAGGCGCGCGAGGTGATCACCGCAGTTTCAAGGTCGCGAGCCCCGCGAGCGCAAGAACAATCGACACGATCCAGAACCGGATGACGACGGTCGATTCGGGCCAGCCCAATTGTTCGAAATGATGGTGGATCGGCGCCATGCGGAACACCCGCTTGCCGGTGCGCTTGTACCAGAACACCTGGATGATCACCGACAGCGCCTCGACCACGAACAGCCCGCCAACCAGCACCAGCACCAGTTCATGCTGCGCCGTCACCGCGATCGTCGCGAGCGCGCCGCCGAGCGCCAGGCTGCCGGTATCGCCCATGAAGACGGCCGCGGGCGGCGCGTTGAACCACAGGAAGGCGAGGCAGGCGCCGATGATCGCCGCCGCAAACACCGCCAGCTCACCCGCCCCCGAGACATGCGGAATGCCCAGATATTCCGCGAATTTCACATTGCCGGTCAGATAGACGATGACGAGGAAGGTCAGGCTCGCGATGATCACCGGGAAGGTCGCGAGCCCGTCGAGCCCGTCGGTCAGGTTCACCGCATTGCCAAAGCCGACGATCAGCACCATCGCAAAGACATAATAGAGCGGCCCGAGTTCGATCACGACCCCGCTGAAAAACGGCAGATACAGGTCGGTGCCGGTGCGCGAGACAATCAGGAACACCGCCACCCCGGCGATCAGAAACTCGATCAGCAAGCGCACCCGCCCCGGAATCCCGCGGTGACTGGCCTTGGTCACCTTGTCGAGATCGTCGAGGAAACCGACCGCTGCGAACCCGCCGGTGACAAAAATGCACGCCCAGACAAAGCGGTTCGACAGGTCCATCCACAAGAGGGCGGAGATCATCAGCGAGATCAGGATCATCAGCCCGCCCATCGTCGGCGTACCCTTTTTGGCGAGATGGCTCTGCGGCCCGTCTTCGCGGATCGGCTGGCCCTTGCCCTGCCGCATCCGCAGCATCAGGATGAAACGCGGCCCGATCCACAGCCCGATGATCAGCGCGGTCGCGACCGCCGCGCCTGAGCGGAAGCTCAAATAGCGAATGAGGTTCAGAACCCCCGGAAAGCCCAGCCATTCCGCCAGCCAATATAACATCAATAGTCCCCGTTGGTCAGCGCGGTCACAATATGTGACAGCCCGACGCTGTTCGACCCCTTGACCAATACGGTGTCGCCGGGACGGATCACGTCGCCCAGCCGAGCGCTGGCGTCTGAGTGGGCGGCGACATGCTCGAAATCGATCCGGCCCTCAAGCGCTTTGGCGAGCGGCGCCATTTCTTCGCCGACAAGCAGGGCGAATTGCACCCCGGCTGCGACGAGCGGAGCGGCAAGACCGGCGTGATAGGCTTCGCCGTCCGCCCCAAGCTCTTTCATCGCTCCCAGAATCGCAATGCGGCGGTCACCGGATTCGCTGCCGAGCTGTTCGATGGTTACCGTCATCGACGCCGGATTGGCATTATAGCTTTCGTCGATCAGCAGGACATGGCCGCCGCCAAACGATATACGGTGGCGCGCGCCGCGCCCGGCAAGCCCGGCCATTTCAGCAAAGGCGAGCCCCGCCGCGGGCAGATCGCCGCCGACCGCCTTGACCGCTGCCAGCACCGCGAGCGCATTGGACACCCAATGCACCCCGGCCTGCGCGATGGTGAAGCAGAGCAGCGCATCCTGCACCTGCGCGGTGACAAGCGAACCGCCCTTGCCGTCCGACAGCCAGTCGACCGCGCGAACATCGGCATTGGCGCCTAGGCCGAAGCTGATGACATGCGCGGCGTGCTGCTCGGCCTTGGCGCGCAGCCCCGCATAATGCGGGCTGTCGAAGGGGACGATCGCGGTGCCGCCGGGTTCGAGCCCCTCGAAAATCTCGCCCTTCGCATCGGCGATCGCCTCTTCGCTGCCGAAAAATTCCATATGCGCGGGGGCGATGGTGGTCACGATCGCCACATGCGGGCGGACCATGCGGGTCAATTCGGCGAGTTCGCCCGCGTGGTTCATCCCCATTTCGAACACGCCGAAATCGGCGGTCGAGGGCATGCGCGCTAGGCTCAATGGGACGCCGACATGATTGTTGTAGCTTTTGACCGAACGGTGCGCCTTGCCGGGGCGGAAGCGGTCGAGCGCTGCGAACAGCGCCTCCTTGGTTCCGGTCTTGCCTGCCGATCCGGTCACTCCGATGATGCGGCCGTGGCTGCGCGCGCGCGATGCGGTGCCGAGCGCATTCAGCGCCGCGGTGCTGTCGGCGACGCGAATATGCGGGTGATCGATCTCGGATTCGCAGATGACCCCAGCCGCCCCTGCGGCAATCGCCTTGTCGATGAACTTGTGTCCGTCGGTCGCCTCACCGCGCATCGCGACGAACAGATCGCCGGTGGTGACTTCGCGCGAATCGAAGGCGACGCCGTGGACGGTAAAGTCTGTGCTCGCCTCGCCGCCGGTCGCGGCCACGATGGCGCGGGCGGTCCATAGCGGGGTCATGCCGCGCACTCGCGCGCGACCGCGACGTCGTCGAAGGGAATGACGCGCATATCGGCGCCCGCGCCGACGACCTGCCCCTGCTCATGCCCCTTGCCCGCGATGCAGACGATGTCGTCGGCGCACGCTTCGGCGATGGCGGCGGCAATCGCGGCGCGGCGGTCGCCGATGACCTGCGCGCCGGGCGCGCCGTCAGCGATCGCGGCGCGAATGACGGCGGGGTCTTCGCCGCGCGGATTGTCGTCCGTGATGATCAGCACGTCGGCTTTGGCAGCAGCGACCTTGCCCATTTCGGGGCGCTTCGCCTGATCGCGGTCGCCGCCGGCGCCGAACACCAGGATCAACCGTCCGCTGGCGTGCGGGCGCAGCGCATCGAGCGCCGCGGCGATCGCGTCGGGCGTGTGCGCATAATCGACATAGACCGGCGCGCCCGCTTTCGTGATCGCGGCGCGCTCAAGCCGCCCGCGCACCGGCTGGAGCCGTGCCAGATTGGCCAGCGTCTGCGCCGTATCGCCGCCGGTCGCGATGACCAGCCCCGCCGACACGAGCGCATTCGCGACCTGATAGGCGCCGATCAGCGGCAAATCGATTTTGTGGGTGACATCGCCCGCCGCGATGACGAGCGACTGGCCAAGTTGCGTCGGTTCGCGCGAAATCAGGCGCAGCGTGTCGCCGTGGGTCCCGACAGTTAGCCGCCGGACGCCGCGCGCCCTCACCGCATCGATCACTCGCGGCGAATATTCGTCGTCGGCCCACACGACCGCGGCGCCGTCCTGATCGACCACTTCGGTGAACAGGCGCAGCTTGGCGGCGAGATAGGCGTCCATCGTGCCGTGATAGTCGAGATGATCGTGGCTGAGATTGGTGAACGCCGCCGCCTTTACCGGCAGGCCTTCGGTGCGATATTGGTCGAGGCCATGGCTCGACGCCTCGAACGCGGCATGACCGACGCCCTCGACCGCCAGCCCCGACATATTGCTGAGGAACGTCACGATGTCGGGGGTCGTCAGCCCGGTTGAAGCGCTGTCGGTCGAGGTGGTGATGCCCAGCGTGCCGATCGACGCCGCGTTGAACCCCGCCATCCGCCACAACTGGCGCGTCATTTCGACGGTCGAGGTTTTGCCGTTGGTCCCCGTCACCGCGACACAGGTTGCCGGAAAACGGTGGAAGAAGCGCGCTGCGATATGGGCAAAGGCGCGGCGCGGATTGGCTTCGGCGATATGCACCGCGCCGTCGACCTGCGCTTCGGGCCGCGCGACGATCGCGATCGCTCCGGCCTCGATCGCGGCCGGAATGAAGTCCTCGCCGTTGAATTTTTCGCCGACGAAGGCGCCGAACACGGTTCCCGGCGCGATCTTGCGATGGTCGATGGCAAGGCCGGTGACGACCGGGTCGGTGCCCGCACCCCCTTGATCGCCCATCAACGCGGACAGGCGCATTATTCGCCTTCCCCGTTTCTCCACAGCAGCGGGGTGAGTTCGGAGACGTCGACATCGCGGCTTTCGTCGGGGAACACACCGAGCATCGGTCCGGCGCGCATCACAACCTTGCTGACCACCGGCGCCGCGGTCCAGCCCGCGGTGCGCTGGCCCGAACTATAGGCATTGCCCTTTGGCTCGTCGATCATCACCAGGACGACATAGCGTGGATTGTCCATCGGAAAAGCGGCGGCAAAGGTCGCGACGACCGAGCTGCGGCGATAGCCACCGGCGCCCGGCTTTTCGGCGCTGCCGGTCTTGCCACCGACGCGGAAGCCCGGCGCTTCGGCCTTTTTGCCGGTGCCGTCGGATACGATCAGGCGCAGCAACTGGCGCATCCGGGCGCTGGTTGCGGCCTTGAACACGCGGCGGCCCTTCGGCGGCGCCTGGTCACCCAGCTTGGTGATCGTCGCGGGGCGATAGATGCCGCCGTTAACCAGCGCGGCATAGGCACTGGCAAGATGCAGCGGGGTGACAGCGATGCCGTGGCCGTAGCCGGTCGTCATCGTGGTCAGCCGACCCCAATCCTTGGGCCACAGGGGAAAAGCGCGTTCTTTCAGGTCAATTTTCGGCCGCGTGTTGAAATCGAGCTTGCGGAACATCGCTTCCATATTCTCGCGACCCAATTCGTCCGAAATGCGCGCGGTGGTGATGTTCGAGCTGTGGATCAGCGTTTCGGGGACATTCAGCCAGCGGTTCGAGGGATGGCTGTCGCGGATGCGAAAGCCCGCGATCGCGAGCGGCGCCGTGGCGTCATACCGGCGCGCCATGCTGGTGACCGTTCCCGCATCGATCGCCGCGGCCACCGTCAGCGGCTTGAAGGTCGAACCGAGCTCGTAAAGATTGTGCGTCACCGCGTTGCGCCGCGCCGCCATATTCTCGGGCACCAGCTTGTTGGGGTTATAGGTCGGCAGCGAGGTCATTGCCGCAATTTCGCCGGTGTGGACATCGAGGATGATCCCGGCGCCGCCGATCGCCTCCAGATTGGCGACCGCAGAGCCAAGTTCGCTTTCGAGCACCCCCTGCACCCGCGCGTCGATCGACAGAGCCAGCGGCTCGCCGCGCGTTGCCTTGTCGATCAGGCGGCTGTCGAACGCCCCCTCGGCGCCGGTGACACCGTGCCCCGCGGCGTCGGTGAACCCCAGCACATGCGCGGCGAGGCTGAGCTGCGGATACAGCCGTTCCTTTTCGCGCGGAAAATCGAACCCGACGTCGCCGATCGCGTTCACCGCCGCGACCTGATCGGGCAGCGCGCGGCGGCGGATATAGGTCGGCCGCGCCCCGCTGACCTTGGTCAACAGCTCGGCGCGGGTCATGTCAGGGAAAATCTTGTGCAACTCGTCGGCCAGATATTGGCGGTTGTTGAGCAGCTTCTCTGGAACGACGCGGATCGAATAGCCGTCGATCGTCCGCGCCAGCGGAATGCCGTTGCGGTCGACGATGTCGGCACGCGCCGGCAGGAAGGCGGTCGAGGCCGATCCGTTGCGCGATGCGGTGTCGAACATCGCGAAGTAAATCAGCCGCATCGACACCAGAAAAAATGCCGCCATGAACAGCAGCATCAGAATCATCAGCCGCTGCTGCGCGGTCAGCAGGATTTGCTGCCGCACCCCGGCGGTACGTACTCGGGTCGGACGGACGACCAGCGTATTCATCGGCCGGACTTTCCTCCTGCGGCTTCGGCAGCGGCGGCGCGCTTCAGATCGGCGAGCGTCGATTCGGCGAGCAACTGGTCCTCGATCATCTTGAGCTGCTCGCGGCGGCGCGTCGGCGCCATTCGCGGCGCCGCATCGCTGCGGATCCCCGTCTCGGCCTGCGCCAGCACGACCGGCTTGGCCGCGGCGGGCTTGCTGGCGACCGGGCTTTCCTTGGGCGTCTCGATGACTGCGACCGGCGACACCATCGCCATCAGCACCGGCGCAACCTCGTTGGCGCCGCGAGCGCGCGGCAGGCGATCGAGCGACGCCAATTGGCGTTCATTTTCCAGATACTGATCGGCGCCGGGCGCCGAATACCCGAACGTGTCGGCATTCCATTGTTCGAGCTGGCGCATCGAAGCGCGCACCGCGAGTTCGGATTCCAGATAGCGGATATTGTCGCGGCTGCGCTCGATCTCTTTTTCGATGC carries:
- the murG gene encoding undecaprenyldiphospho-muramoylpentapeptide beta-N-acetylglucosaminyltransferase — its product is MTATRHFLLAAGGTGGHMLPAYALAGELIARGHRVALVSDDRGLKIPGPPAEMETHVLPAGRVAGGPIGWVKAALSIRKGRRMAIDLIRDFDPAVVVGFGGYPSLPSLLAAGATKRPRVLHEQNAVLGRVNRMMAPRVDAVAVAYHNIQRYPAGHELKKHITGNPVRDEIIAIREEGFPPLSEDGIFRLLVVGGSLGATVLSDVVPAAIAMLPRALLDRLQVVQQCREADLDEVRGKYAALGVAAECATYISDFPDRLRWAHLVIARAGASTVAELACAGRPAIFVPYPHAMDNHQTYNVVDMVQAGGARSIPQPQFTASELAKQIQRMALEPGALENAAARAASCGLPDATRDLADLVESLAAPPMMDVIRVGAPSGQRAAATGMASARMGGE
- the murC gene encoding UDP-N-acetylmuramate--L-alanine ligase, translating into MRGVATDIGIIHFIGIGGIGMSGIAEVMHNLGYQVQGSDIADGYVIEGLRKRGIKVAIGHDAANVDGVAVVVTSTAVKRGNPEVEAALAQRIPLVRRAEMLAELMRLKSTVAIAGTHGKTTTTSLVAALLDAGGIDPTVINGGIINNYGSNARLGASDWMVVEADESDGSFLRLDGTIAVVTNIDPEHLDHYGSFDAIKDAFVEFIENVPFYGAAMLCLDHPEVQAIIPRIRDRRIVTYGFSAQADVRGTNVTPGPDGNRFDVVVRDRDGGSRTIEGIHLPMSGRHNVQNSLAAIAVALHMGVSDDKIVSGFNGFAGVKRRFTKVGEIAAGDGVVTVIDDYAHHPVEIRAVLSAAREGVGAGRVVGVVQPHRFTRLRDHMDDFQQAFNDADIVLALPVYAAGEAPIDGVSSDALVAGLRDRGHRQANVVADADALASAIASNIAGGDLGAGDMIICLGAGDITKMAAGLASAVESAG
- the murF gene encoding UDP-N-acetylmuramoyl-tripeptide--D-alanyl-D-alanine ligase; the protein is MTPLWTARAIVAATGGEASTDFTVHGVAFDSREVTTGDLFVAMRGEATDGHKFIDKAIAAGAAGVICESEIDHPHIRVADSTAALNALGTASRARSHGRIIGVTGSAGKTGTKEALFAALDRFRPGKAHRSVKSYNNHVGVPLSLARMPSTADFGVFEMGMNHAGELAELTRMVRPHVAIVTTIAPAHMEFFGSEEAIADAKGEIFEGLEPGGTAIVPFDSPHYAGLRAKAEQHAAHVISFGLGANADVRAVDWLSDGKGGSLVTAQVQDALLCFTIAQAGVHWVSNALAVLAAVKAVGGDLPAAGLAFAEMAGLAGRGARHRISFGGGHVLLIDESYNANPASMTVTIEQLGSESGDRRIAILGAMKELGADGEAYHAGLAAPLVAAGVQFALLVGEEMAPLAKALEGRIDFEHVAAHSDASARLGDVIRPGDTVLVKGSNSVGLSHIVTALTNGDY
- the mraY gene encoding phospho-N-acetylmuramoyl-pentapeptide-transferase, which encodes MLYWLAEWLGFPGVLNLIRYLSFRSGAAVATALIIGLWIGPRFILMLRMRQGKGQPIREDGPQSHLAKKGTPTMGGLMILISLMISALLWMDLSNRFVWACIFVTGGFAAVGFLDDLDKVTKASHRGIPGRVRLLIEFLIAGVAVFLIVSRTGTDLYLPFFSGVVIELGPLYYVFAMVLIVGFGNAVNLTDGLDGLATFPVIIASLTFLVIVYLTGNVKFAEYLGIPHVSGAGELAVFAAAIIGACLAFLWFNAPPAAVFMGDTGSLALGGALATIAVTAQHELVLVLVGGLFVVEALSVIIQVFWYKRTGKRVFRMAPIHHHFEQLGWPESTVVIRFWIVSIVLALAGLATLKLR
- a CDS encoding UDP-N-acetylmuramoyl-L-alanyl-D-glutamate--2,6-diaminopimelate ligase, whose amino-acid sequence is MRLSALMGDQGGAGTDPVVTGLAIDHRKIAPGTVFGAFVGEKFNGEDFIPAAIEAGAIAIVARPEAQVDGAVHIAEANPRRAFAHIAARFFHRFPATCVAVTGTNGKTSTVEMTRQLWRMAGFNAASIGTLGITTSTDSASTGLTTPDIVTFLSNMSGLAVEGVGHAAFEASSHGLDQYRTEGLPVKAAAFTNLSHDHLDYHGTMDAYLAAKLRLFTEVVDQDGAAVVWADDEYSPRVIDAVRARGVRRLTVGTHGDTLRLISREPTQLGQSLVIAAGDVTHKIDLPLIGAYQVANALVSAGLVIATGGDTAQTLANLARLQPVRGRLERAAITKAGAPVYVDYAHTPDAIAAALDALRPHASGRLILVFGAGGDRDQAKRPEMGKVAAAKADVLIITDDNPRGEDPAVIRAAIADGAPGAQVIGDRRAAIAAAIAEACADDIVCIAGKGHEQGQVVGAGADMRVIPFDDVAVARECAA
- the murD gene encoding UDP-N-acetylmuramoyl-L-alanine--D-glutamate ligase — encoded protein: MITSRAFAGRRYAVLGLARSGLATVEALVASGAGVTAWDDREEARDDAMALGADIGNPLDIDLIGFAGVVVSPGVPLNRHPIAAHAKEAHVPVIGDVELFAEAQGDMPPHKVVGITGTNGKSTVTALIHHMLESAGVPSLMGGNIGLPILSRDPLPESGVYVLELSSYQIDLSHSLACDVAVLTNLSPDHLDRYDGFTGYAASKARLFSLQHRDQVAIVAVDDDPSKIIAGRINHRLHRVSGKDIDPVDQARWPALQGPHNAQNAVCAIAVCRVLGLNDEAIERGLATYKSLPHRMELVGEVAGVRWFNDSKATNAASAAPALAAFPPAPDQRLHWIAGGQAKGDGLAACRPWFGHVRQAYLIGDAMEGFAAEIDNAIPVERSGDMATAVAQAAATARPGDIVLLSPACASFDQFKDYEQRGDVFRGLVAALGA
- a CDS encoding penicillin-binding protein 2, yielding MNTLVVRPTRVRTAGVRQQILLTAQQRLMILMLLFMAAFFLVSMRLIYFAMFDTASRNGSASTAFLPARADIVDRNGIPLARTIDGYSIRVVPEKLLNNRQYLADELHKIFPDMTRAELLTKVSGARPTYIRRRALPDQVAAVNAIGDVGFDFPREKERLYPQLSLAAHVLGFTDAAGHGVTGAEGAFDSRLIDKATRGEPLALSIDARVQGVLESELGSAVANLEAIGGAGIILDVHTGEIAAMTSLPTYNPNKLVPENMAARRNAVTHNLYELGSTFKPLTVAAAIDAGTVTSMARRYDATAPLAIAGFRIRDSHPSNRWLNVPETLIHSSNITTARISDELGRENMEAMFRKLDFNTRPKIDLKERAFPLWPKDWGRLTTMTTGYGHGIAVTPLHLASAYAALVNGGIYRPATITKLGDQAPPKGRRVFKAATSARMRQLLRLIVSDGTGKKAEAPGFRVGGKTGSAEKPGAGGYRRSSVVATFAAAFPMDNPRYVVLVMIDEPKGNAYSSGQRTAGWTAAPVVSKVVMRAGPMLGVFPDESRDVDVSELTPLLWRNGEGE
- a CDS encoding putative peptidoglycan glycosyltransferase FtsW; the protein is MSGGMDNMESATERPVIAATRTVKRRGPRLSRADRTPLGLWFWEIDRVLLLLVSMLVAIGLVAVAAASPVAAQKLSTSAASLDPLYYFYRQLMWVIVGVPVMLAVSMLPKAQARRFAIYGTITFLILLFLVPLLGTTVNGAQRWIGGGVFRLQPSEFLKPFFAVSLAWILSLRLHDQSLPVVPLSFVLTGVIAVLLMGQPDLGQTVIFAATWLVLVLVAGLSMRIMGMLAATGVVGIILAYFFYPVAQQRINIWLFAEGDSFQVDKAHATLTAGGLIGTGPGAGLAKFQLPEAHTDYIFSVIGEEFGMIACIAIAILYLAIIVRVLVRLLDEEDSFLILAVAALIAQFGGQAVINMAVNTQIFPSKGMTLPFISYGGSSFIALSIGMGLLLSLTRRNPYAARVSMTRNWNKK